From the genome of Candidatus Effluviviaceae Genus I sp.:
TCACGTTCCGCGTCGTCGGCGTCCTCCGGATGAAGGAGTTCTCACCGATGTTCGGCGACTCCGGGCAGGGGGAGTTCCACGAGCGGATCTACGTTCCGATCACGGCGGCCCAGCACTACCTCACGGGCTCCCGAGGCATCTCCTACTTCGCGCTCAGGCTGGCCGACGGCACCGACATCGCCGCGGCCTACGAGAAGGTCCACGCGACGCTGCTCCGCGAGCACCGCATGGTGGAGGACTTCCAGATCGAGAACGTCGCCGCGAACATCGCGGAGGCCGTCGAGGGCGTCAACCGGGTCACCCGCACCTGGAACACGATCCTCGGGAGCATCGCCGCCGTCTCGCTCCTCGTCGGCGGCATCGGGCTCCTCTCGGTGCTCATCATCTCGGTGAACGAGCGCCTGCGGGAGATCGGGATCAGGAAGGCCGTCGGGGCCTCGGACGCCGACATCTTCCGCCAGCTTCTCGTCGAGTCGGTGACCGTGAGCGCGGTCGGGGGGCTCGCCGGGCTCGGCCTGGGGGCCGGCCTGTGCAGACTGATCACGTTCGGCGCGGCGATGGCGGGCCAGGACTTCGTCATCCCGGTGTCCGGCATCGGGGCCGCGCTCGGCATCTCCTTCGCCGTCGTCATCGGCCTGGTGTTCGGCCTCTACCCCGCGGCCATGGCTGCGCGGCTCGACCCCATCGACGCCATCTCGAGGTACGCGTGACGCTCGACGACCTGACACGCGACAACCGCTCGGGCGCCTCTGCGATCGCGCGCGCGCTCGCGGAGCGGCTCTCGGAGCTGGCGGCGTCGTCCGCGGCCGCCGACCCCGGCTCGCTCTGGGACGAGATCGAGGCCGCGTGCCGGGCGGTCGTCGGCGCGCACCGCGAGATGGCCCCCGTCGTCCACGTGGCGGGCCGCGTCCTCGCCGCCGCGGAACGCGCGGTGCTCTCGGGGCTCTCCGTCGACGCGGTCGCGCAGACCGCGCGCGTGGAGTGCGAGCTGTCCGCCGAACGGGCCGACGAGGCCCTCGCCGCGCTCGCCCGGCATGGCGCCGCGCTCCTCCGCGAGCGCGCGGGCGGGGCGCCCGTCGTCACGACGAGCGCGAGCGCGGCGGTGGCGGCCATCATACGAGCCGCGGCCGAGGCGGGGGCACCGCCGCGCGTCCTCCTCTCGGAGTCTCGGCCGGCGCTCGAGGGCGTCGCCTTCGCGGAGGCGCTCTCGCGCGGCGGCTCATCGGTCGCGCTCGTGACCGACGCGGCCCTGCCCGGTCTCGCGCGCGGCGCGGGACTCGTCCTCGTCGGAGCCGACAGCGTGTCGGAGTCCGACTTCGTGAACAAGGTGGGCACCTATCCGCTCGCGCTCGCGGCGCGCGAGGCGGGCGTGCCGCTCTACGTCGCCGCCCCGCCGGACCGCTTCATCGCGGAGGCGCTGCGCGGCCGCCCGGACCGGCCGCGGGACGGCGCGGAGATCCTGCCGTCGCCACCGCCCGGCGTCTCCGTCGAGAACCGCTCCTTCGAGATCGTCCCCCTCTCGCTCGCCGCCGGACTGATCACGGAGGACGGCGTGAAGGACCCGCGCGAGGCGGCCGCCCTCGTCGGCGGGCGGGCTGTCCCGCCCGCGCTCCTCCGCATCCTCTTCTCCCCCCGGGTTTCGCTGTAGACACGCGGCTGAAAAGCGGCTATATTCCTCGTTCTGACCCCATGTTGGATGCGCGCTCGCGAGCCAGGCGCCCCGGAGCGGCCTGCAGACGCCCGAGCGCCCCGAGACGCCGCCACACGGCGGATTCGAACGGAGGAGCCCGCATGACGAAGCAGCCTGCAAGGAACCCCGGCATCACGCCCGACAAGGTGCACGACACCATCGCGGCACACATGCTCGCCGACGGGTTCGACATCGTCTTCGACCTCGAGAAGAGCCGAGGGAGCTACCTCCACGACGCCCGCTCGGGCAGGAGCTACCTCGACTTCTTCACGTGCTTCGCCTCGTCGCCCATCGGCTACAACCACCCGGGCCTCTTGCACCCCGGCTTCCTGAAGAAGCTCGCCCGGGTCTCGGTCAACAAGCCCGCCAACTCGGACCTCTACACGGTCGAGATGGCCGAGTTCGTGGACACGTTCGGGCGCCTCGCGGCGCCTCAGGAGCTCCCCCACCTCTTCTTCATCGAGGGCGGCGCGCTCGCCATCGAGAACGCGCTCAAGACGGCGTTCGACTGGAAGATCCGGAAGAACATCGCCGCGGGCGTGAACCCGCCCGACGCGCCGGAGAAGCGTCTCAAGGGCACGAAGGTCATCCACTTCCAGCAGTGCTTCCACGGGCGGTCCGGGTACACGCTGTCGCTCACGAACACGGCGGACCCGAACAAGACCAAGTACTTCCCGAAGTTCGACTGGCCGCGCGTGCTCAACCCGAAGGCGGTCTTCCCGCTCGAGGGGAAGAACCTCGAGGACGTCAAGGCTCGCGAGGCCGAGGCGCTCGCCCAGATCCGGAGCGCGATCGAGGAGGACCCGGCCGACGTCGCGGCCATCATCATCGAGCCCATCCAGGGCGAGGGCGGCGACAACCACTTCCGCAGCGAGTTCCTCCGCGAGCTCAGGAGGATCGCCGACGAGAAGGGCGTCATGCTCATCTTCGACGAAATCCAGACCGGCATGGGCCTGACGGGCACCATGTGGTGCTTCCAGCAGCACGGCATCACGCCGGACATCGTGGCGTTCGGGAAGAAGACGCAGGTCTGCGGCATCATGGTCTCCGACCGGGTGATGGAGGCGCCGGACAACGTGTTCGTCGTCGCCTCGAGGATCAACTCCACGTGGGGCGGGAACCTCGTCGACATGGTCCGATGCCAGCGGTACCTGGAGATCATCCACGAGGAGCGGCTCGTCGAGAACGCCGCCGCCGTCGGGAAGCGCCTGCTCGCCGGCCTTCAGACCGCGGTGAAGGCGTCCGGGGAGAAGGCGACGAACGTGCGCGGGCTGGGGCTCATGTGCGCGTTCGACCTCCCGACGACCGAGATGCGGAACGCGGTCCTCGCGAAGCTCCGGGAGAACGGCACGATGGCCATCCCGTCCGGACCCATCGCCGTCCGGTGCAGGCCGCCGATCACGCTCTCCGCCGAGGAGGCGGACCGGGGCGCCGAGAGCCTGGAAAAGACCTTGAAGCGAATCTGACCCTGTGGCAGACTGTGCCGAGACCGGCGCGGCGCCGACCGGCACCGCGCGCAGCGGCGCACCGAACCCGACGAAGGAGCCTCGAGCACCGTGAGGGTTCCGGCCACAGCCAGGCGCCCGTTCACCCGGTGCCTGACCATAGCGTTCGGAGCAGGCGTCCTTGCCCTCACGGGCGGGGACGCCTTCGCACAGACGGCCCACGACGCGCCGTCGGCCGACACGCTCGCGATCCCCGTCGTGTGCGACGTCGCCGCGGGGGACGTTCCGGACGACGGGGGCGGCCAGCTCCGCGTCACCTGGGGCGCGTTCTCCGAGGAACCGAAGGGCCCGCCCATCCTCCGCTACGAGATCCTGCGCTACGCGGCGGGAGAGGAGCCGCGGGTCGTCGGCGAGGCGTCGGCTGGCGACCGGCAGTTCGTCGACGGCGAGGCCGCCGACGGCGTCCCCTACCAGTACATCGTGCGCACGGTGACGGCGGCGGGCGCGCAGGACTCCGACGCCTGCCCGCCGGCCGTCGCCTCCGCGCAGTGGTTCTCGATGTCGCGCCTCTCCACGTTCGTCGTGGGCGTCCTCTTCTGCGGCGCCGTGCTCATCCAGATCGCGCGCGCACGGAGGGGGATCGATCTCTTCGTGCGCAAGATCCCCGGGCTGGACGCGGTGGACGACGCGGTCGGCCGCGCGACGGAGATGGGCCGCCCCGTGCTCTTCGTGCCGGGCATCGAGACCGTGAGCGAGATCGGCACGCTCGCGGCGCTCACCATCCTGGGCCACGTCGCGAAGAAGGTCGCGCAGCACGGCACGCCCCTCATCGTCCCCTGCTCCGACGCCATCGTCATGACGACGGCGCAGGAGATCGTGAAGCAGGCCTACACGGAGGTCGGGCAGGCCGACCTCTACGATCCGTCGAGGATCTCCTACCTCACGTACGACCAGTTCGGGTACACGGCCGGCGTGGACGGCATCATGCTCCGCGAGCGGCCCGAGGCCGTGTTCCTCCTCGGCTACTTCGCCGCGGAATCGCTCATCCTCGCCGAGACGGGCTACGAGATCGGCGCGATCCAGATCTCGGGCACGAAGGAGACCTCGCAGCTTCCGTTCTTCGTCGCGGCGTGCGACTACACGCTCATCGGCGAGGAGCTCTTCGCGGCGTCGAGCTACCTCTCCCACGAGCCGGTGATGCTCGGGAGCCTCAAGGCCCAGGACCAGGGCAAGCTGTGGATCGTGGCCTTCCTCGTGGTCGTGATCGTGCTGGGCTCGATCGGATACGCGGCGACGCCGGACGGCTCGTCGGCGCTCTGCAGAGCGTTCGACGCCGTCCGGGCGTTCTTCGCCAGCGCGTAGGGTGGAACGATGAAGCGAGCGGTTCCCATCACCATCACCTTCCTGACGGGGTTCTTCCTCATCGTCTCGTTCTTCGTGCCCCACGAGCCCTTCGGGGAGCTCGAGCAGCGCCTGCTCGTCTGGTTTTCCATCGTGTCCGGGTTCACGATGCTGCTCGGCGTGGACAGCCTCGTCAGGCACCACTCGCGCATCGTGACGAGGCGGCGCGGGGGCTGGGGGCACAGCGTGGCCCTCCTCCTCGGGCTCGCCCTCACGGTCGTGCTCGGCGTCATCGGCTTCGCCCGGTACGGAAGCCCGTTCCACATGCTCTCGCCGTTCATGTACCTCTACACCCACTCGATCGTACCGCTCCAGGCGACGATGTTCGCGCTGCTCGCGTTCTTCATCGCCTCGGCGTCGTACCGCGCGTTCAGGGCGAGGAACGTGGTGGCCACGCTGCTCCTCGTGTCGGCGGTCATCGTCATGCTGGGGCGCGTGCCGATCGGCGCGGCCATCTCGCAGTTCTTCCCGGCGGCGCAGGAGTGGATCATGGACTGGCCGCAGCTCGCGGCCAAGCGCGGCATTCAGATCGGCGCGGCGCTCGGCGCCGTTTCGATGGCGCTCCGCATCATCCTCGGCATCGAGCGGAGCTACCTCTCGTAGACCGGCAGCGGGCGCGCGGGCGCCCGCCGGAGGGCACGACCGGTGCCTGAGAAGCAGGGCAAGGGGTTCTGGGCCGCGATGAACGCCCTCGACAGGAGGATCATCTTCCTCGTCCTCCTCGTCGTCGTCGCGATCCCCCTGCTCATCAGGGTCGGCGGCGAGATCCCGCCGACGGCCCCCGTGCGCCGCGCGTACGACGCGGTCGAGGCCCTCAAGCCGGGCGACGTTCTCATGGTCTCGATCGACTTCGACGCGACCTCGGCGCCCGAGCTCCTGCCGATGCTGCGCTCGGTGCTCCGCCAGGCGTTCGAGAAGGACGTCAAGGTGGTCATGCTCGGGCACCTCGCCATCGGCCTGCCCCTCGGCCACATGATCCTCGAGGAGGTCGCCGCCGAGTGCGGCGCGGAGTACGGCACCGACTACGTGGACCTCGGATACCGGCCCGGGTACATCGCGGTCATGATCGCGATGGGCCGCGAGATCGCCGACGTGTTCGCCGTGGACTACCAGGGCACGCCCATCAGGGACCTCGAGGTCACGAAGAACCTCCACAACTACGACAACGTGAGCCTCCTGTTCGGCTTCGAGCACGGCGCCGTGCTGGACTACTGGGTGCGCTACGCGAACGCGCGGTTCGGCGTCCCCATGGCGTTCGGCACGACGGCCGTCATGGCGCCGGACGCGTATCCCTACCTTCAGTCGAACCAGATCGTCGGCCTCGTCGGGGGCCTGAAGGGCGCCGCCGAGTACGAGACGCTCACCGGGCGGCCGGGACTGGGCACGCGCGGGATGCCGGCCCAGGAGTGGGGGCACATCCTCGTGATCGTCTTCATCGTCCTGGGCAACGTCGGGTACTACGTCACGAAGGTCCGCCGGAAGACCGCCGCGTAGCGGCGCGGTCGCGCGGGCGGCAGAGGAACGACATGGAGACGGCCCACATCGGGACCATCATCGGGACCTGGCTTGCGGGCTTTCTGACGCTCGCGATCCTCTCGTTCCTCTACAAGGACAACCCGTTCTACAAGTTCGCGGAGCACCTGTACGTGGGCGTGTCGGCGGGGTACTGGGTGATCTACGTCTGGGGCTTCGACGTGTGGCCCATGCTCGTCGGCGGGTTCCAGCGGGAAACCGGGTTCGAGAAGTGGATCCTCCTCGTCCCCGGCGCGCTCGGCGTCATCATGCTCTCGCGGTGGTTCCCGAGGACGGCGTGGCTGTCGCGGTGGTCCATCGCGTTCACGGTGGGCGTGGGCGCGGGCCTCGGCGTCACCGGCAACCTGCAGGGCTTCGTGGTGCCGCAGATCGAGGCCACCCTGCTGCCGATCTCCGGGTTCAACGTCGTGAGCGTGAACAATCTCATTCTCGTGGTGGGGGTCATCTCGACGATCCTGTACTTCTACTTCTCGAAGCCCCACAAGGGCGTCCTGGGCGGCGCGGCGAGAGTCGGCATCGTGTTCATCATGATCTCGTTCGGCGCGTCCTTCGGCTACACGCTCATGGCGCGCATCTCCCTCCTCATCGGAAGGCTGCACTTCCTTCTCTCCGACCTGCTGCATCTCGTGAAGTAGCCGGGAGCGCCGCGGGGCGGCCGGCGCGGTCCGGCGAGGCGACGCGCGTCCCCTCAGCCCGCCCAGCGCGAGCAGAGGATGGCGCTCTGTGGAAGGAAGGCGACATCGGGCGCGGAGCGCTCGACCATTCTCACGGCCGCTCTCCGCGCGAGGAAGCCCCTCGACAGAAGCAGGGCGACCGCGGCGTGGTGCTGCCCGCTCACGCCCAGGTACAGGCTCGAGAAGCCGACGCGGGTCGCGCGGCGCCAGACGTGCCTGAGCAGCGCGTCCACTGCGGCCTCCTCGTCCGCGCCCGGCCGCACGGCCAGCGCGTGGAGGTACGCCCGCCCCGACGTGTCGTGCTCGCGGAAGGGCGCGGTCCTGAGCAGCGCGAACCCGTCCACGCGGCCGCCGCGCCCGAGCGACAGAAGCGTCTCCCCCACGCCGTGCTCGCGGTACGCCGCGACCTCGCGGGTGTGGTCGAGCCCCGGCCAGACGGCGTCGCCCACCTCGCGCACGCCGCCGAGCAGCCGCCTCCGCGACCAGGCGTCCTCGTCGTCCCACACGCGGCAGCCGTCCGGGAGCGGGCCGCTGAACCGGTCGGCCTCGCGGATGAGGGAGAGCTCGAGGACGAGCGTGGGCGCGCACGGCAGGAACCCCACGCGGGTGTACAGGCCGAGGTTGGCGCCGCTCTCCGGCATCGTCTCGAGGCCGACGGTGGCGGAGCGGTCGCGCAGATGCGCCACCGCCCGCTCGACGAGCCGGCGCCCGACGCCCAGGCCCTGAAGCTGCGTCGGCACGCCGAAGGTGCCGAACCAGCCGACGCTCCCCCACGTCCTCGTGAAGATGAACCCGGCGATGGAGCCCTCGCGCGCGACGGCGACGAAGTTCCCGTCGGGCTCGAACGACGTCGCGTACCGGAGCTCCTGCGGCGTCCGCTCGGCGAGCGCTTCCGTCTCGCGGCGGTGCGTCCGGTACCAGTCCGTGAAGACGCCGGCCTCGATCTCCGCGACCGCGGCCAGGTCGCTCTCGACCATCGTCCGGACGCTCAGCTCAAGCGACGACACGCCGATCCCCTCCGGAAGATGCCGCGGGCCGCGGGGTGATCGCTCCCCCGCAGGCTCAACGCGCCTCGTGGTCTCTCTCCACGCGGTCGAAGACGTACCCGCCCGTCACGGCGCCCCAGACCTGCTCGCCCGACTCGTCGAAGCCGCGGTCCCACGTGACGAGCCCGTCGGGCGACAGCAGCACGGTGGACGTCGCGTACGCGGCGCCGCGCAGGTCGCTCGCGCAGCCACGTCCCTCCGTCCCGCCCTCGAAGGAACCGTCGGCGCGCGGCCGAAGGAGCACCTCGCACCCCTCGCGGAGCGACAGCGAGTCCGGGTTGAGAGCGTCGAACGCGTCCGGTCGGCCCCACGCCCCGACGAACCGCTCGGGCCGCGGGAGCACGTAGACGTCGCTTCTGACCTGCGCCCCGTCGTCCGTCACGCGGTACACGCGCTGGCGATATGGCCGCTCCTCGGCGCCTGCGACCGCCTGCTCGACGTAGAGCCACCTGCCGTCGTCCCGCCCGGCCCAGATGGGCGCCATCTCGAGCCTGATGTCGTAGTACGAGGAGTCGGCCTCCGCCTGGGCGCGGCTGCTGAACGAGCCTGCGAGGAGCCCCGCGACCCGATCGGCGAGCGGGGGGCCCCCGCCCACGCCAACGCCCGTGTCCGCGGGGGTTCCGTCGTCCCGCCCGGCCCCCGCTGCTGCCGCATGCAACGCCGCGAGAGCGAGGGCGCACGCGACGACGCGAGCGCGCATGGGTCTCCTCCCGTCGGTCCTTCCGCTAGATCTCCGTCCCGCGCGACCCGAGCGACTTCACGTCGCCCATGCCCGACACGGACTTCGTCACCACCGGCTCGCCGTAGTAGGAGACGGAGCCGACGCCGCTCACGCGCGCCTCGAGCGTCTCGGTGGCCCAGATGACGGCGCCGCCGGTCCCGCTGATCCCCACGACCGCGGTGCGGCTCGCGAGGTCCGCCGCCTTGTACGAGCCCGCGCCGCTGATGGCGATCTCCTGCGCGCCCACGGCGCCGGAGATCGCGATGTCGCCCGCGCCGCTCACGGCGACGGACAGCGACTCCGCCTTGAGGTTGCCGACGCTCACGTCGCCCGCGCCGGACACGGCGATGCTGAACGCCGCGGCCTCGACGGAGTCCGCCGTGACGTCGGCGGCCCCCGAGACCGCGATCTCCTCAAGGCTCGTGAACGAGACCGTGAAGGTGACCCCCTGTGTCGGCCTCGGGTTCGAGAGCTTCCCCTTCCCCGCCGTGTCGAGATAGAGCGTGCCGTCGCGCACCTCGGTGCGCACGCACGCCATCAGGTTGTCGTCCGTCTCGACGACCACGCCCTCTTCGGCGCTGCGGACGAGAACCACGGTACCGATGCCGGCCGCCGCCACGCGTCGAAACCCCGTGGCGTCGCGCTTCTCGCTCACGATGGTCCCGGAGCCCGGCAGGCCGCCGCCCACGACCCGACAGGCCGGGAGCGCCAGCATGAGAAGCGGCAGCATGAGAAGCGTCCAGCGTGCCATGCGAGACCCTC
Proteins encoded in this window:
- a CDS encoding ABC transporter permease; the protein is ESVLGGLSSIRTHKLRSGLTLFGIIVGVASVVAMHSFVGGISGRIMADMDRLGFDNVFFISNMPPNNPNNLANLKASKGLTLADTEVLRREVPEIAHICPTRESRLVARVGGEARHTEVFGVTPDGFPILKLEIGEGRILGWPDVDNHARVCVLGELIKVKLFGDANAVGRDVLLRDVTFRVVGVLRMKEFSPMFGDSGQGEFHERIYVPITAAQHYLTGSRGISYFALRLADGTDIAAAYEKVHATLLREHRMVEDFQIENVAANIAEAVEGVNRVTRTWNTILGSIAAVSLLVGGIGLLSVLIISVNERLREIGIRKAVGASDADIFRQLLVESVTVSAVGGLAGLGLGAGLCRLITFGAAMAGQDFVIPVSGIGAALGISFAVVIGLVFGLYPAAMAARLDPIDAISRYA
- a CDS encoding L-lysine 6-transaminase gives rise to the protein MTKQPARNPGITPDKVHDTIAAHMLADGFDIVFDLEKSRGSYLHDARSGRSYLDFFTCFASSPIGYNHPGLLHPGFLKKLARVSVNKPANSDLYTVEMAEFVDTFGRLAAPQELPHLFFIEGGALAIENALKTAFDWKIRKNIAAGVNPPDAPEKRLKGTKVIHFQQCFHGRSGYTLSLTNTADPNKTKYFPKFDWPRVLNPKAVFPLEGKNLEDVKAREAEALAQIRSAIEEDPADVAAIIIEPIQGEGGDNHFRSEFLRELRRIADEKGVMLIFDEIQTGMGLTGTMWCFQQHGITPDIVAFGKKTQVCGIMVSDRVMEAPDNVFVVASRINSTWGGNLVDMVRCQRYLEIIHEERLVENAAAVGKRLLAGLQTAVKASGEKATNVRGLGLMCAFDLPTTEMRNAVLAKLRENGTMAIPSGPIAVRCRPPITLSAEEADRGAESLEKTLKRI
- a CDS encoding GNAT family N-acetyltransferase gives rise to the protein MSSLELSVRTMVESDLAAVAEIEAGVFTDWYRTHRRETEALAERTPQELRYATSFEPDGNFVAVAREGSIAGFIFTRTWGSVGWFGTFGVPTQLQGLGVGRRLVERAVAHLRDRSATVGLETMPESGANLGLYTRVGFLPCAPTLVLELSLIREADRFSGPLPDGCRVWDDEDAWSRRRLLGGVREVGDAVWPGLDHTREVAAYREHGVGETLLSLGRGGRVDGFALLRTAPFREHDTSGRAYLHALAVRPGADEEAAVDALLRHVWRRATRVGFSSLYLGVSGQHHAAVALLLSRGFLARRAAVRMVERSAPDVAFLPQSAILCSRWAG
- a CDS encoding chromophore lyase CpcT/CpeT, giving the protein MRARVVACALALAALHAAAAGAGRDDGTPADTGVGVGGGPPLADRVAGLLAGSFSSRAQAEADSSYYDIRLEMAPIWAGRDDGRWLYVEQAVAGAEERPYRQRVYRVTDDGAQVRSDVYVLPRPERFVGAWGRPDAFDALNPDSLSLREGCEVLLRPRADGSFEGGTEGRGCASDLRGAAYATSTVLLSPDGLVTWDRGFDESGEQVWGAVTGGYVFDRVERDHEAR
- a CDS encoding DUF2807 domain-containing protein produces the protein MARWTLLMLPLLMLALPACRVVGGGLPGSGTIVSEKRDATGFRRVAAAGIGTVVLVRSAEEGVVVETDDNLMACVRTEVRDGTLYLDTAGKGKLSNPRPTQGVTFTVSFTSLEEIAVSGAADVTADSVEAAAFSIAVSGAGDVSVGNLKAESLSVAVSGAGDIAISGAVGAQEIAISGAGSYKAADLASRTAVVGISGTGGAVIWATETLEARVSGVGSVSYYGEPVVTKSVSGMGDVKSLGSRGTEI